A region from the Hordeum vulgare subsp. vulgare unplaced genomic scaffold, MorexV3_pseudomolecules_assembly, whole genome shotgun sequence genome encodes:
- the LOC123418972 gene encoding protein trichome birefringence-like 8, whose translation MHVRHATIFSVLLVLFVLSVIVTQKPLFPTRSPPRLINHVNGGCDYSDGKWVRDITATTTTYGEDCPFLDPGFRCMQNGRNDSSFRQWRWQPRHGSCHLPKFNASDMLERSRNGRIVFVGDSIGRNQWESMLCMLAAAVPAGSRIKEKFGKPLSRHKGYLSMVFADYNLSMEYYRAPMLVKVDRLPPTSDGAIKRAIRLDVVPWHAARWASADVLVLNTGHWWNLHKTIKSGNYFTLGDRFNVTTNIKEAFRRSLQTVKDWALTNPRLSKRGHLFFRSYSPSHYRNRTWDTGGSCTDQWDPLTTITSERDQQEHSWINTMISSVARSMRRRHGMNKDAVFLNITYTTGLRRDGHPSRYREPETPSDAPEDCSHWCLPGVPDVWNQMMYGHLVSMGFDMGSINR comes from the exons ATGCATGTTAGACATGCTACAATCTTCTCCGTCTTGCTCGTCCTCTTCGTGCTCTCCGTCATCGTCACACAGAAGCCCCTCTTCCCGACTCGGTCACCGCCGCGTCTCATCAACCACGTCAACGGTGGGTGCGATTACTCCGACGGGAAATGGGTGAGGGACATCACCGCCACCACCACGACCTATGGGGAGGACTGCCCGTTCCTCGACCCCGGCTTCCGTTGCATGCAGAACGGCCGAAACGACTCGTCCTTTCGTCAGTGGCGCTGGCAACCTCGCCATGGCAGCTGCCACCTCCCTAA GTTTAACGCGTCCGATATGCTGGAGAGGAGCCGGAACGGCCGGATCGTGTTCGTCGGCGACTCCATCGGTCGCAACCAATGGGAGTCCATGTTGTgcatgctcgccgccgccgtgccGGCCGGTTCGAGGATAAAAGAGAAGTTCGGGAAGCCCCTGAGCCGGCACAAGGGCTACCTCTCCATGGTCTTTGCGGATTACAACCTCTCCATGGAGTACTACCGCGCGCCCATGCTCGTCAAGGTCGACCGTCTCCCGCCGACGAGCGATGGCGCAATCAAGAGGGCCATCCGGCTTGACGTGGTGCCGTGGCATGCCGCCCGCTGGGCCAGCGCCGATGTGCTCGTCCTCAACACGGGTCACTGGTGGAACCTGCATAAGACCATCAAATC AGGAAACTATTTCACCCTGGGCGATCGGTTCAACGTGACAACAAACATCAAGGAAGCATTCCGACGGTCTTTGCAGACGGTGAAAGATTGGGCACTGACCAATCCCCGACTCTCCAAGAGGGGCCACCTCTTCTTCAGGAGCTATTCCCCATCACACTACCGCAATCGGACATGGGACACGGGTGGCTCCTGCACGGACCAATGGGATCCGCTCACGACGATCACGAGTGAGAGGGACCAGCAGGAGCACTCGTGGATCAACACAATGATCTCGAGTGTGGCACGGAGCATGAGGAGACGGCATGGGATGAACAAGGATGCGGTGTTCTTGAACATAACATACACGACGGGCTTGAGGAGGGATGGGCATCCGTCGCGGTACCGGGAGCCCGAGACGCCATCGGATGCGCCCGAGGATTGTAGCCACTGGTGCCTGCCGGGTGTGCCGGACGTGTGGAACCAGATGATGTACGGGCACCTCGTGTCCATGGGATTCGACATGGGGTCGATTAATAGATAG
- the LOC123418971 gene encoding rust resistance kinase Lr10-like, translating to MRKLLSIALLLLLPLINHGIYLATAWDDKDFFKYCPPSQCSEHGPEIRYPFCLESSNTSSCGCPGRSIRKLACSGQDTILFHPVLGPYSVSAIDYRRSSMKIFPLVDPCLVLKQKLVISRNSSSPQVDVFNDKMPSLDRFFFRSSTIVLVHCSREFAPGAADGIAGPVSCLSNTTHYFYLVDGYVETSILPLDCKVIPVSDGVGVSLTPMYQSCDPIDYPQSFKEDAETFLSSAETTVCLNEYICRQCELSGQRCAFSSQRNLPFCMPGGSHVKVIAATSSVAAFVVLLLTVATVLYLSLKTRYNAEIHLKVEMFLKTYGTSKPTRYTFSQVKKMARRFKEKVGQGGFGSVYKGKLPNGVPVAVKMLENSTGEGEVFINEVATIGLIHHANIVRLLGFCSEGMRRALIYEFMPKESLEKYIFSDDPNIFQNLLVPDKLLDIALGIARGMEYLHQGCNQRILHFDIKPHNILLDYNFNPKISDFGLAKLCRRDQSIVTLTAARGTMGYIAPEVYSRNFGGVSYKSDVFSFGMLVLEMVSGRRNSDPSTESRNDVYLPEWIYEKVINGEELALTLEATQEEKEKVRQLAMVALWCIQWNPRNRPSMTKVVNMLTGRLQSLQMPPKPFVSYENEPMM from the exons ATGCGTAAATTACTTTCCATagccctgctgctgctgctgcctctGATCAACCACGGAATCTACCTGGCAACGGCATGGGACGATAAAGATTTCTTCAAATACTGCCCACCGTCCCAGTGCAGCGAACACGGCCCAGAGATCAGGTATCCTTTCTGCCTTGAATCCAGCAATACATCATCATGTGGATGTCCCGGCAGATCAATCAGGAAGTTAGCATGCTCTGGTCAAGACACCATCCTTTTTCACCCAGTTCTTGGCCCATACAGTGTCAGTGCCATAGATTACAGGCGTTCTTCAATGAAGATTTTCCCGCTTGTAGACCCATGTTTGGTGCTCAAGCAGAAGCTCGTCATCTCCAGAAACTCATCATCTCCACAAGTTGATGTTTTCAACGATAAGATGCCAAGTCTTGACCGATTTTTCTTCCGGAGTTCTACTATAGTCCTGGTGCACTGTTCAAGAGAGTTTGCACCTGGTGCTGCCGATGGGATTGCTGGCCCAGTCTCCTGCCTTAGCAACACAACCCACTACTTTTATTTGGTGGATGGTTATGTAGAAACTTCTATTCTTCCGTTGGACTGCAAGGTCATCCCTGTATCAGATGGTGTCGGTGTCAGTCTGACACCCATGTATCAGAGTTGCGACCCAATAGACTACCCACAGTCCTTCAAGGAAGATGCAGAAACATTCCTCAGTTCTGCTGAGACCACGGTGTGTTTGAATGAATACATATGCAGACAATGTGAGCTAAGTGGGCAACGCTGCGCGTTCAGCTCACAACGGAATCTACCATTCTGTATGCCTGGCG GTTCCCATGTCAAAGTCATCGCAG CTACGTCATCGGTGGCCGCATTTGTTGTTCTTTTGTTAACGGTGGCCACTGTGCTTTATCTTTCACTCAAGACAAGATATAACGCGGAGATACATTTGAAGGTCGAAATGTTTCTCAAGACATATGGAACATCGAAACCCACGAGGTACACTTTCTCTCAAGTTAAGAAGATGGCAAGACGGTTTAAGGAAAAAGTAGGGCAGGGAGGATTTGGAAGTGTCTACAAAGGCAAGCTACCAAATGGAGTGCCTGTGGCAGTCAAGATGCTAGAGAACTCTACAGGAGAGGGAGAAGTATTCATCAACGAAGTTGCAACCATCGGACTAATCCACCATGCCAATATTGTCCGCCTCCTGGGATTCTGCTCTGAAGGAATGAGACGGGCTCTTATTTACGAATTCATGCCTAAAGAGTCACTGGAGAAATACATATTCTCTGATGACCCTAACATTTTTCAGAACCTTCTGGTACCAGACAAGCTGCTGGATATTGCTTTAGGcatcgccagaggaatggagTACCTACATCAAGGGTGCAACCAGCGCATCCTCCACTTTGACATCAAGCCTCACAATATCCTGCTCGACTACAACttcaatccaaagatctcagactTTGGCCTTGCAAAGCTGTGCAGAAGGGACCAAAGCATCGTCACATTAACTGCAGCAAGAGGCACAATGGGTTACATTGCACCAGAGGTATACTCCCGGAACTTTGGGGGAGTATCGTACAAGTCAGACGTGTTCAGTTTCGGCATGCTGGTGCTAGAGATGGTGAGCGGAAGGAGGAACTCAGATCCAAGTACTGAGAGTCGGAACGATGTTTACCTCCCGGAGTGGATCTACGAGAAAGTGATCAATGGGGAGGAGTTGGCGCTTACTCTGGAAGCGActcaagaagagaaagagaaggtgAGGCAGCTGGCGATGGTGGCACTGTGGTGCATCCAGTGGAACCCGAGAAACCGGCCGTCGATGACGAAGGTTGTTAACATGCTAACAGGGAGGCTGCAGAGCCTGCAGATGCCACCAAAGCCGTTCGTCTCATATGAAAACGAACCTATGATGTAA